From the genome of Campylobacter concisus, one region includes:
- the pglC gene encoding undecaprenyl phosphate N,N'-diacetylbacillosamine 1-phosphate transferase — MYRNFLKRVIDILGALFLLILTSPIIIATAIFIYFKVSRDVIFTQARPGLNKKIFKIYKFKTMSDERDENGNLLPDEQRLGKFGKLIRSLSLDELPQLFNVLKGDMSFIGPRPLLVEYLPIYNETQKHRHDVRPGITGLAQVNGRNDISWEKKFEYDVYYAKNLSFMLDVKIALQTIEKVLKRSGVSKEGQATTEKFNGKN; from the coding sequence ATGTATAGAAATTTTTTAAAAAGGGTGATTGACATTTTGGGAGCTTTGTTTTTGCTCATTTTAACATCACCTATCATTATAGCAACGGCGATTTTTATCTACTTTAAGGTAAGTCGTGATGTCATTTTTACGCAGGCAAGACCAGGACTTAATAAGAAAATTTTTAAAATTTATAAATTTAAGACGATGAGTGACGAGCGTGACGAAAATGGTAATCTCTTGCCAGATGAGCAGCGTCTTGGTAAATTTGGCAAACTGATCCGCTCTCTTAGCCTTGATGAGCTACCACAGCTCTTTAACGTGCTAAAAGGCGATATGAGTTTCATCGGACCAAGGCCGCTTTTGGTCGAGTACCTACCCATCTACAACGAAACGCAAAAGCACCGCCACGACGTGCGCCCTGGTATCACGGGCCTAGCACAGGTAAATGGCAGAAACGACATAAGCTGGGAGAAAAAATTTGAGTATGACGTCTATTACGCTAAAAATTTAAGCTTTATGCTTGATGTAAAGATTGCCTTACAGACCATCGAAAAGGTGCTAAAACGAAGTGGCGTCAGCAAAGAGGGGCAGGCGACGACGGAGAAATTTAATGGTAAAAACTAA
- the pglA gene encoding N,N'-diacetylbacillosaminyl-diphospho-undecaprenol alpha-1,3-N-acetylgalactosaminyltransferase, with translation MARIGFLSHADMSIHFFRRPIMQALKDMGHEVFAIAPKGNFTDELAKSFHSVTYELDKASLNPLTVINNSKKLSQILRELNLDLLQTGAHKSNVFGTFAAKNAGIKHVINLVEGLGSFYIDDDIKTKAVRFIMESLYKFSFAKADACVFVNDSDADYMISRNLIDKNKVCRIKSVGVDTAKFDPAITQAADLGEKKVILMIARAMWHKGVREFYEAAEILNGYKNCEFVFVGEGFAGNKSTAEEAFLKGGKVRYLGARNDIPQLLKASYLLALPSYKEGFPRTVLEAMSMAKAVVASDVTGCNEAVKDGYNGLLCKVKDANDLADKIRVLLDDEELCVKLGQNGRDWAVSEFDERVIAKKYIEIYRKFIDV, from the coding sequence ATGGCAAGGATAGGGTTTTTAAGTCATGCCGATATGAGCATACATTTTTTTAGACGCCCTATTATGCAGGCTTTAAAAGATATGGGGCATGAAGTTTTTGCGATCGCTCCAAAAGGAAATTTCACTGATGAGCTTGCTAAAAGCTTTCACTCTGTCACTTACGAGCTTGACAAAGCCAGCCTAAATCCGCTAACCGTCATAAATAACTCAAAAAAACTATCTCAAATTTTACGTGAGCTAAATTTAGACTTGCTGCAAACTGGCGCTCACAAGTCAAATGTATTTGGCACATTTGCCGCTAAAAACGCTGGCATAAAGCACGTGATAAATTTGGTTGAAGGCCTTGGCAGCTTTTATATAGACGATGACATTAAGACAAAGGCCGTGCGTTTTATCATGGAGAGCCTTTATAAATTTTCCTTTGCAAAGGCCGATGCTTGCGTATTTGTAAACGACTCGGACGCTGATTATATGATCTCGCGAAATTTGATAGATAAAAACAAAGTTTGCCGCATAAAAAGTGTCGGCGTGGATACTGCTAAATTTGACCCAGCTATCACGCAGGCGGCTGACCTTGGTGAAAAAAAGGTCATTTTGATGATTGCAAGGGCGATGTGGCACAAGGGCGTGCGTGAGTTTTACGAGGCAGCAGAAATTTTAAATGGCTATAAAAACTGCGAATTTGTATTTGTGGGTGAGGGCTTTGCTGGTAATAAATCAACCGCAGAAGAGGCCTTTTTAAAAGGCGGCAAAGTACGTTATCTTGGTGCTAGAAACGATATACCGCAGCTTTTAAAAGCTTCTTACTTGCTGGCACTTCCTAGCTACAAAGAGGGCTTTCCAAGAACGGTTTTAGAGGCGATGAGTATGGCAAAAGCAGTCGTTGCAAGCGACGTTACAGGCTGCAATGAGGCAGTAAAGGATGGCTACAACGGGCTTTTATGTAAGGTAAAAGACGCAAATGACCTTGCTGATAAGATAAGAGTTTTGCTTGATGACGAGGAGCTTTGCGTAAAGCTTGGGCAAAACGGCAGGGACTGGGCGGTAAGCGAGTTTGACGAGCGAGTGATCGCAAAAAAATATATAGAAATTTATAGGAAATTTATAGATGTATAG
- a CDS encoding STT3 domain-containing protein, with protein sequence MNRNLFFKNYSLYLMIFVAVFFSVVCRLYWIFWASEYPVFFWNNELMISTNDGYAFAEGARDMLAGFHQENDLSYYGYPLSTLTYWIVKFLGVKLETAMIYMSVFFSSLVAVPVILIANEYKLKMAGFIAALLAVVANSYYNRTMAGYYDTDMLIIPLSVFVVWGLVRVLEKKDANSLIIAPLSVLIYMWWYASAFSLISILTGLFLLYTLIFDRKNSLFYLEISLLLLSISNLDLSLKFALVFAVYALCLFKKEAINLKFALAALVIVFVVFAIRGGLNPIIFQLKFYVFRDAPEVGGMSFHFFNVNQTIQESSIVDFTLFCERISANVITFLISLAGVALFYFKNRSFAVSLGMLALGFLAFKSGLRFTIYAVPIMALGLGYLVEFILLNLKLKGAVLNLARAFITVLALTPALIHIYGYKAEPVFVHKEVEILNKLKGIAGREDYVVAWWDYGYPIRYYSDVKTLIDGGKHLGRENFAVSFALGSDEMSSANMARLDVEYTERNFKERFNGNLAQILKERNASIDQFFSDIKEANFSLPAKTRDIYYYLPDRMLGIFPTILQFSKIDLKSGKNLNNGLFIVTRAISQNENGIRLNGGFTLTSDVTNLIYDGNILPLKSFIETDYNEAGKLNVKEYKNNESSNISVIFMRDYGRFIILDEGILNSTYIQLFVLERYDPKIFEPVILDGAAKIYKLKR encoded by the coding sequence ATGAATAGAAATTTATTTTTTAAAAATTACTCTTTATACTTGATGATATTTGTCGCAGTCTTTTTTAGCGTGGTTTGTAGGCTTTACTGGATCTTTTGGGCGAGTGAATATCCGGTATTTTTCTGGAACAACGAGCTGATGATTAGCACAAACGACGGCTACGCATTTGCCGAGGGTGCAAGGGACATGCTGGCTGGCTTTCACCAAGAAAACGACCTTAGCTACTATGGCTATCCGCTCTCGACGCTTACTTACTGGATCGTGAAATTTCTAGGTGTCAAGCTTGAGACGGCGATGATTTATATGAGCGTATTTTTCTCATCGCTTGTGGCTGTGCCAGTTATCCTGATCGCAAATGAATACAAACTAAAAATGGCTGGCTTTATCGCCGCACTTCTTGCAGTGGTCGCAAATAGCTACTACAACCGCACTATGGCAGGCTACTACGATACTGATATGCTCATCATCCCACTTAGCGTCTTTGTCGTTTGGGGGCTTGTTAGAGTGCTTGAGAAAAAGGACGCAAATAGCCTAATAATCGCACCCTTAAGCGTGCTTATTTATATGTGGTGGTATGCGAGCGCGTTTTCGCTTATTAGCATTTTAACTGGGCTATTTTTACTTTACACGCTCATTTTTGATAGGAAAAATTCTCTTTTTTATCTTGAAATTTCGCTGCTTCTGCTTTCCATTTCAAACCTTGATCTATCGCTTAAATTTGCCCTAGTATTTGCAGTTTATGCACTTTGCCTCTTTAAAAAAGAGGCGATAAATTTAAAATTTGCTCTTGCTGCTTTGGTTATTGTTTTTGTTGTTTTTGCCATTCGTGGCGGACTAAATCCGATTATTTTTCAGCTTAAATTTTACGTCTTTAGAGATGCGCCTGAAGTTGGAGGCATGAGCTTTCACTTTTTTAATGTCAATCAAACCATCCAAGAGTCAAGCATCGTTGATTTTACGCTATTTTGCGAGAGGATCAGCGCAAATGTCATCACATTTTTGATCTCGCTTGCTGGCGTTGCTCTTTTTTATTTTAAAAACCGCTCATTTGCCGTCTCGCTTGGCATGCTAGCACTTGGCTTTTTGGCATTTAAAAGTGGCCTTAGATTTACCATTTACGCTGTGCCTATCATGGCGCTTGGTCTTGGCTATTTGGTGGAGTTTATACTTTTAAATTTAAAGCTAAAAGGAGCGGTGCTAAATCTTGCGAGAGCTTTTATAACCGTGCTTGCTCTTACTCCAGCGCTCATTCATATCTATGGCTACAAAGCTGAGCCAGTTTTTGTGCACAAAGAGGTTGAAATTTTAAATAAGCTAAAAGGTATCGCAGGACGCGAGGACTACGTGGTTGCGTGGTGGGACTATGGATATCCGATCAGATATTACAGCGATGTTAAGACGCTCATTGACGGCGGAAAGCACCTTGGACGTGAAAATTTTGCCGTGAGTTTTGCGCTTGGAAGCGATGAGATGAGCTCGGCAAATATGGCAAGGCTTGATGTAGAATACACTGAGAGAAATTTTAAAGAGCGATTTAATGGCAATTTGGCTCAAATTTTAAAAGAGAGAAATGCAAGCATTGATCAGTTTTTTAGTGATATAAAAGAGGCAAATTTTAGCTTACCAGCAAAGACAAGGGATATTTACTACTACTTGCCAGATAGGATGCTTGGTATTTTTCCGACCATTTTGCAATTTAGCAAGATCGATCTAAAAAGCGGTAAAAATTTAAACAACGGCCTTTTTATCGTCACAAGAGCGATCTCTCAAAATGAAAATGGCATTAGACTAAATGGTGGTTTTACGCTCACAAGCGATGTCACAAATTTAATCTATGATGGCAACATCTTGCCTCTTAAATCTTTCATAGAGACTGATTATAACGAGGCTGGCAAGCTAAATGTCAAAGAGTATAAAAATAACGAAAGCTCAAATATTTCTGTCATTTTTATGAGAGATTATGGCAGGTTTATCATCCTTGATGAGGGTATTTTAAATAGCACTTATATACAGCTTTTCGTGCTAGAAAGATACGATCCAAAAATTTTTGAGCCAGTCATACTTGATGGGGCGGCAAAAATTTATAAATTAAAGAGGTAA